The DNA region TGACCAGCCGGGGTGTGACGGAACCTTACCGCATGTTTACGTCACGTGCCGAGTTTCGGCTTCTTTTGCGGGCTGACAACGCCGATCAGCGCTTGACCGAAAGAGGACGTAAATTGGGGTTGGTTGACGATCAGCGGTGGGCGAATTTTGAATCAAAGATCGAAAAAATCAAACGCGGTGCCGCGACGCTTTCGCAGATTACACTATCGGCGCGTGACATTGCGTCGTCTGGTGCAAAGCTGAATGTAGATGGCCCAAAGCGAACGGCGCTTGATGCGCTTTCCCTAAACGACTTTGGCTTTGCTGAGCTACGCGGGATTTCTAACGCGGTTCCTGCGCTTGAACCGGGGATCGAAGAGCAAATCAAGAACGACGCTCTTTATTCCAACTACATCAAAAGACAGGAAAAAGACATTGCCGCGATGGCGAAAGATGAAGCAACGATCATTCCGCGCGATACGGACTTTGGTGCCTTGGGGGGTCTGTCTGCAGAGCTCGTGCAGAAGCTCACAGCGGCACAACCTGAAACGCTCGCGCAGGCGCGTCGCATTGACGGCATGACGCCGGCGGCTCTTTTGGTGCTTTCGGGTTATCTGAAACGGTATAGCAGTGAAAAGGCTGGTTGATGCCCATCCTGATCGGCGACGTTGATGTTTCACGTGAAACAATGGAGCGGCTCAAGTTGTTTGAGTCGCTTGTTGTCAGATGGTCCCCAAAAATAAATCTTGTCTCCAAGGTTGATCTGACGGACCTGTGGCAACGGCACATCCTTGATTCTGCACAGGTTTTCAATGCAGACTTGCCCAAATCCAACCACTGGGTCGATCTTGGTAGCGGTGGTGGTTTCCCGGGAATTGTCGCTGCAATCATAACTACAGAATTTGCGCCCGAGCGGTGGTTCACGTTGATCGAAAGTGATCAGCGAAAATCGACATTTCTGCGTACCGCTTTGCGTGAATGTGGTGTGACTGGTCAAGTTATTGCTGACAGAATTCAATCTGCAGCTCCCCAAAGTGCAAATATCCTGTCCGCACGCGCCTTGGCACCCGTCACCGATCTTCTCGCTCATGCAGTTCGTCATATGAATGAAAACGGCGTTGCATTGCTTCACAAGGGCAGGAATTATGCTCAGGAACTGGATGCAGCGAAACGGGTTTGGTCCT from Yoonia sp. R2331 includes:
- the rsmG gene encoding 16S rRNA (guanine(527)-N(7))-methyltransferase RsmG, which translates into the protein MPILIGDVDVSRETMERLKLFESLVVRWSPKINLVSKVDLTDLWQRHILDSAQVFNADLPKSNHWVDLGSGGGFPGIVAAIITTEFAPERWFTLIESDQRKSTFLRTALRECGVTGQVIADRIQSAAPQSANILSARALAPVTDLLAHAVRHMNENGVALLHKGRNYAQELDAAKRVWSFDVTTHQSLTAPDSCILAIRNIRRADAQ